The DNA segment CGTCGCCGCCGAGGTGCGTGTCGCCATTCGTGCTGAGCACTTCGAAGCTGCCTTCGCTGCCGATGGCAAGAATCGAAATATCGAAGGTGCCGCCGCCGAGGTCGTACACGGCGACTTTCTCGTCCTTCTTCTTGTCGAGGCCGTAAGCCAGCGCGGCGGCCGTCGGCTCGTTGATGATACGCAGCACTTCAAGGCCCGCGATGGTGCCGGCGTCTTTCGTCGCCTGGCGTTGCGAGTCGTTGAAATATGCGGGCACGGTGATGACGGCCTGCGACACGGTCTCGCCGAGATACGTCTCGGCGGTTTCCTTCATCTTGCGAAGGATCATGGCCGAAATCTCTGGCGGACGGTGCGTCTTGCCTTGTACGTTCACCTGGCAATCGCCTTGCGACGATTCCGTGATCTTGTAGGGAACCAGCTTTTCTTCCGTGCCGACTTCGCTGTGACGACGGCCCATGAACCGCTTGATCGAGAACACGGTGTTCTGGGGGTTCGTGATTGCCTGACGTTTCGCTACGGCTCCGACCAGACGTTCCCCGTCCTTCGTGAACGCAACCACCGAAGGCGTTGTACGATTGCCTTCCGCATTCGCAATGACGACCGGTTCGCCGCCTTCCATTACCGCGACGCACGAGTTCGTCGTTCCCAAGTCGATGCCAATTACTTTACCCATATCGCGCAAGCCTCCTTAAAGCTCGTATATCAGTTTGCGTCCGAATTCGCTTCCGCGCTTTCGGGCTGTTCCTGGCCGCCGCACGATTCGGCGTCCTCTTCTTCCGGACGGTGCGACACCACCACCTTCGTTGGGCGCAGCACCATCGTTCCAAGACGGTATCCGCGCTGAAATTCCTCCAACACGGTGTCCTGCGGATGCTCTTCCGAAGGACGCCGCATGATCGCTTCGTGCACTTCGGGGTTGAACGGCTCGCCTTCGGCCGCAATCGGCTCCAGGCCATGCCTGCGCAAAACCTCGTGCAGGCTCTTGACCGTCATCTCCACCCCTTCGGCCAGCGCTCCGGACTGGTCGTCCTTGTGGCGCAAGGCCAATTCGAGGTGGTCAATCACGGGCAGGATGTCCCGCAAGAGCGCTTCCGCCGCCATCTGGCGCGCCCGTTCCGAATCCCGGGCCACGCGCCGCCGGTAGTTGTCGAACTCGGCGCGCGCGCGCAGCAGTTTGTCCGCCAGGTCGTCGCGTTCCTTGATGAGCGCCGCGACATCCGCCGAAGGAGCAGTCTCTCCACCGGCCGATTCGTCACCCGCTTCTTCCTGGGCCGCTTTGGCCTCCGCCTCGGCTTCCGCCTCCAGGCGCTTTTCCAACTCGGTCTTCTCGCTATGTCCCTTCTTCATTATCCATTCCAACGCGCGCCGGCTTTGCGGCCGGTACGCGGCATCTTCGGCTTAACCGGCCAGTCGCGTCAGCA comes from the Candidatus Hydrogenedentota bacterium genome and includes:
- the grpE gene encoding nucleotide exchange factor GrpE, translated to MKKGHSEKTELEKRLEAEAEAEAKAAQEEAGDESAGGETAPSADVAALIKERDDLADKLLRARAEFDNYRRRVARDSERARQMAAEALLRDILPVIDHLELALRHKDDQSGALAEGVEMTVKSLHEVLRRHGLEPIAAEGEPFNPEVHEAIMRRPSEEHPQDTVLEEFQRGYRLGTMVLRPTKVVVSHRPEEEDAESCGGQEQPESAEANSDAN